A stretch of Fundicoccus culcitae DNA encodes these proteins:
- the lgt gene encoding prolipoprotein diacylglyceryl transferase, with amino-acid sequence MLDLTIVGQIDPVAFRLLGWPVRWYGLLIGLGMVIAYVMVMREAKRKQIPEEKMSDILFWTIIFGFIGARIYYVIFRLDYYLANPHLILQVWQGGIAIYGGIIGGVITIYVLSRRYGVKFFDVLDIAAPALLVAQIIGRWGNFINQEAYGYETSRTFLETLRIPEFIINQMYIDGSYYHPTFLYESLWNLVGLIIILILREKKQFFKEGEVAATYIVWYGLGRVWIEGMRMDSLYLGPLRVSQWLSVVLVIAGISFMIYRRKTQPDLPYYSDNRI; translated from the coding sequence ATGTTAGATTTAACTATTGTAGGACAAATTGATCCAGTGGCTTTTCGTTTATTAGGATGGCCAGTAAGATGGTATGGCTTATTAATCGGTTTAGGTATGGTTATAGCTTACGTTATGGTTATGCGTGAAGCTAAACGTAAGCAAATACCGGAAGAGAAGATGTCCGATATTCTTTTTTGGACGATTATTTTTGGCTTTATCGGGGCTAGAATATACTATGTCATCTTTCGATTAGATTATTATTTGGCCAATCCACATTTAATCTTACAAGTTTGGCAAGGTGGTATCGCTATTTACGGTGGTATTATCGGAGGGGTTATAACGATATATGTGTTAAGTCGTCGTTATGGCGTTAAATTTTTTGATGTGCTTGATATTGCCGCTCCAGCCCTTTTGGTAGCACAGATTATTGGGCGTTGGGGTAATTTTATTAATCAAGAAGCCTACGGTTATGAAACGAGTCGTACATTCCTAGAGACGTTACGTATACCGGAATTTATTATTAATCAGATGTATATTGATGGCAGTTACTATCATCCAACTTTTTTATATGAGTCATTATGGAACTTGGTTGGCTTAATCATTATTTTGATTTTAAGAGAGAAGAAGCAGTTCTTTAAAGAAGGTGAAGTGGCTGCGACTTATATTGTTTGGTACGGCCTTGGGCGTGTTTGGATTGAAGGGATGCGGATGGATAGTTTATATTTAGGTCCATTACGTGTTTCCCAATGGTTGTCCGTCGTTCTCGTTATTGCTGGGATTAGTTTTATGATCTATCGACGTAAAACACAGCCGGATTTACCTTACTATTCAGATAATCGAATTTGA
- the uvrA gene encoding excinuclease ABC subunit UvrA: MAKDKIVIKGARSHNLKNINLEIPRDQLVVMTGLSGSGKSSLAFDTLYAEGQRRYVESLSAYARQFLGQMDKPDVDSIEGLSPAISIDQKTTSHNPRSTVGTATEINDFLRLLYARVGVPYCPTHNIPIERSSAEQMVNRILELPAKTRIQILSPYVRDKKGQHKTGFEKIAKAGYIRVRVDGDIYDITEVPELEKNKKHTIEVVVDRIVIKDDIRSRLFDSVEQALRFSDGYIVVDVNNGEDVMYFNEHYACPFCDFTVDELQPRLFSFNAPFGACKECDGLGVRLTVDEELVLPDKSKTLAEGAFVPWNPISSNYYPSMLEQFCQAYNIPMDVPYEDLKDEQKQVLKYGSPDAKFKFTYQPMSGGTKTIDHVFEGIMNNVERRYNETSSDYTREVMRQFMQELPCPTCKGQRLNPEALSVKVGEKNIAEATDLSIHDALDYFKALDFSTENEMIAKPILKEVTDRLTFLNNVGLDYLTLSRVSGTLSGGESQRIRLATQIGSNLSGVLYILDEPSIGLHQRDNARLIESLKQMRELGNTLIVVEHDDETMLAADYLIDIGPGAGENGGEVVAVGTPQEVMANPNSITGRYLSGKESIPIPKTRRDTDRGWVEVIGAEENNLKNIDVKFPIGRLTCVTGVSGSGKSSLVNSILKVALQKRLTSTQERPGKFKDIKGYESLEKTIDIDQSPIGRTPRSNPATYTSVFDDIRGLFAQTNEAKVRGYTKGRFSFNVKGGRCEACAGGGIKKIEMHFLSDVYVPCEVCHGKRYNSETLEIKYKGKNIAEILDMTIEESVEFFEAIPKISRKLKTLLDVGLGYVRLGQSATTLSGGEAQRMKLAAELQRVSSGDTFYILDEPTTGLHPHDIRKLLLVIDRLVEAGNTVVIIEHNLDVIKTADYIIDLGPEGGINGGEIVATGTPEEVAKVKGSYTGQYLARILK, from the coding sequence ATGGCAAAAGATAAAATCGTTATAAAAGGTGCGAGATCGCATAATTTGAAAAATATAAATTTAGAAATACCACGCGATCAACTGGTGGTTATGACAGGACTATCAGGATCAGGGAAAAGCTCCCTAGCCTTTGATACCTTATACGCTGAAGGTCAACGACGCTATGTAGAAAGTTTATCAGCCTATGCAAGACAATTTTTAGGTCAAATGGATAAGCCTGATGTCGATTCGATTGAAGGATTGAGCCCAGCGATCTCAATTGATCAAAAAACCACGAGTCATAATCCGCGTTCAACCGTTGGAACAGCAACTGAAATAAATGACTTTTTAAGATTACTTTACGCTAGAGTTGGTGTCCCTTACTGTCCTACGCATAATATCCCTATTGAACGGTCTTCTGCAGAACAAATGGTCAATCGTATTCTTGAATTGCCGGCTAAAACGCGGATTCAAATATTAAGCCCATATGTGAGAGATAAAAAAGGACAACATAAAACGGGTTTTGAAAAAATTGCCAAAGCTGGCTATATTCGCGTGAGAGTTGACGGCGACATCTATGATATTACTGAAGTTCCCGAATTAGAAAAAAACAAAAAACATACTATAGAAGTCGTTGTCGATCGGATTGTTATTAAAGACGATATACGTTCCCGCTTATTTGATTCAGTTGAACAAGCTTTACGTTTTTCAGATGGATATATTGTGGTCGATGTTAATAATGGCGAAGATGTTATGTATTTTAATGAACACTATGCTTGTCCATTTTGCGATTTTACAGTTGATGAATTACAACCTCGCTTGTTCTCGTTTAATGCACCATTTGGTGCCTGCAAAGAATGTGATGGATTAGGTGTGCGTTTAACGGTAGATGAAGAATTAGTTCTACCGGATAAATCGAAAACTTTGGCTGAAGGTGCGTTTGTGCCTTGGAATCCAATCAGTTCAAATTACTATCCTTCGATGCTAGAACAGTTTTGCCAAGCGTATAACATCCCCATGGATGTGCCTTATGAAGACTTAAAAGATGAACAAAAACAAGTCTTAAAATATGGATCACCCGATGCAAAATTTAAATTTACTTATCAACCCATGTCAGGCGGAACAAAAACGATTGACCACGTCTTTGAAGGAATCATGAATAATGTTGAAAGACGGTACAATGAAACGAGTTCAGATTATACACGTGAAGTGATGCGTCAATTTATGCAAGAGCTTCCTTGTCCAACCTGTAAAGGTCAGCGTTTAAACCCTGAAGCTCTATCTGTTAAAGTTGGCGAAAAAAATATCGCTGAAGCGACTGATTTGTCTATTCATGACGCACTTGATTACTTTAAAGCGCTTGACTTTAGTACAGAAAATGAAATGATTGCAAAACCAATATTAAAAGAGGTAACTGACCGTTTAACCTTTTTAAATAATGTTGGCTTGGATTATTTAACCTTAAGTCGTGTTTCGGGTACTTTATCTGGAGGCGAGTCACAACGTATTCGGTTAGCAACTCAAATTGGGTCAAATTTAAGTGGTGTTTTATATATTTTAGATGAACCGTCAATCGGACTACATCAACGTGATAATGCTCGCTTAATAGAATCCTTAAAACAAATGCGTGAACTTGGAAATACCTTAATCGTCGTTGAACACGATGATGAGACCATGTTAGCGGCTGATTATCTGATTGATATTGGGCCTGGTGCAGGTGAAAATGGTGGTGAAGTTGTTGCTGTCGGTACGCCACAAGAAGTAATGGCGAATCCTAATTCTATTACAGGTAGATATTTAAGTGGTAAAGAGTCTATTCCCATTCCTAAAACAAGAAGAGATACGGACCGTGGCTGGGTAGAGGTTATTGGTGCAGAAGAAAATAATTTAAAAAATATTGATGTGAAATTTCCAATCGGACGCCTGACATGTGTGACAGGGGTATCAGGTTCAGGGAAAAGTAGTTTAGTTAATTCTATTTTAAAAGTAGCTTTGCAAAAACGTTTAACGAGTACCCAAGAACGACCAGGAAAATTTAAAGACATTAAAGGTTATGAATCGCTTGAAAAAACGATTGATATTGACCAAAGTCCGATCGGTCGAACACCCAGATCAAATCCAGCAACCTATACAAGTGTGTTTGATGATATTCGTGGATTATTCGCTCAAACCAATGAAGCCAAAGTTCGTGGTTATACGAAAGGGCGTTTTAGCTTTAATGTTAAAGGTGGCCGTTGTGAGGCGTGTGCTGGTGGTGGAATTAAGAAAATAGAAATGCATTTCTTATCCGATGTGTATGTCCCATGCGAAGTTTGCCATGGTAAACGTTACAATTCAGAAACGCTTGAAATTAAATATAAAGGGAAAAATATAGCAGAGATATTAGATATGACGATTGAAGAATCAGTGGAATTTTTTGAAGCGATTCCCAAAATCAGTCGTAAGCTAAAAACTTTATTGGATGTTGGTTTAGGTTATGTCCGTTTAGGACAATCGGCCACAACTTTATCTGGTGGAGAAGCTCAACGGATGAAATTAGCTGCTGAATTACAACGTGTATCTTCAGGTGATACTTTTTATATCTTGGATGAGCCAACAACGGGATTGCATCCACATGATATTCGAAAACTATTATTAGTCATTGACCGCTTAGTTGAAGCAGGAAATACGGTTGTTATTATTGAACATAATTTAGATGTTATCAAAACAGCGGATTATATCATTGATTTAGGTCCTGAAGGTGGGATTAATGGTGGCGAAATTGTTGCTACAGGAACACCTGAAGAAGTTGCAAAAGTAAAAGGAAGTTACACTGGGCAATACCTGGCCCGTATTTTAAAGTAA
- the hprK gene encoding HPr(Ser) kinase/phosphatase, giving the protein MTNSVTVEELVQTLDIEFAYGEEFKERKITSSEVARPGLILTGYHEFYVYDRIQLIGKTEINYINSKTSEERTEIFKVLCREETPAIVIARQIPVPKELIPIAQACRIPILTARSKTSRVLANLTNYLEGKLAERLSKHGVFVEVFGLGVLLVGASGVGKSETALELIQRGHRLIADDRVELYMIDELTLIGEAPEILRHFLEIRGLGIIDVMSLYGVAATRLSKKLELIIELILDDGTHEYDRLGSQRETVQIFEVNVPKIKLPVKTGRNLAVIIESAAMNYRAQVMGFDATESFNSKLDALIAKNQQEDM; this is encoded by the coding sequence ATGACAAATAGTGTAACGGTTGAGGAACTTGTTCAAACTTTAGATATTGAATTTGCCTACGGAGAGGAATTTAAAGAACGGAAAATTACGTCGAGTGAAGTTGCTCGCCCGGGATTAATATTAACGGGCTATCATGAGTTTTATGTGTATGATCGTATTCAATTAATTGGGAAAACAGAAATTAATTATATTAACTCAAAGACCAGTGAAGAACGTACTGAGATTTTTAAAGTCTTATGTCGTGAAGAAACACCCGCAATCGTTATTGCGCGCCAAATTCCGGTTCCTAAAGAACTTATCCCCATTGCTCAAGCCTGCCGTATTCCTATCCTTACGGCACGCTCAAAAACCAGTCGTGTTTTAGCTAATTTAACCAATTATCTTGAAGGGAAATTAGCTGAGCGACTTTCAAAACATGGTGTTTTTGTAGAAGTTTTTGGTCTAGGGGTTTTGCTAGTTGGTGCTAGTGGTGTAGGTAAATCAGAAACGGCTTTAGAATTAATTCAAAGAGGACACCGTTTAATCGCTGATGATCGGGTCGAATTATACATGATTGATGAATTAACGCTCATTGGGGAAGCACCAGAGATTCTACGCCATTTTCTAGAAATTCGTGGCTTAGGTATTATTGATGTGATGAGTTTATATGGTGTAGCTGCTACACGTTTATCGAAAAAACTAGAATTAATTATCGAGTTAATTTTAGATGATGGAACTCATGAGTATGACCGCTTAGGATCCCAGAGAGAAACTGTTCAAATTTTTGAAGTGAATGTCCCCAAAATTAAATTACCGGTTAAAACAGGTCGTAACTTAGCGGTTATTATTGAATCAGCTGCTATGAATTATCGAGCACAAGTGATGGGGTTTGATGCGACAGAATCATTTAATAGCAAATTGGATGCATTAATCGCGAAAAATCAACAAGAGGATATGTAA
- a CDS encoding phage holin family protein, protein MSIIINAFIFLILAAVIPGITINSIWSALGAAIVYGILSFLVEPILKFITIPLNWLTFGIVHFLLSGLILYMTSGLVGGFSISSFWVALFASAILGLLQSAFASRRDL, encoded by the coding sequence ATGAGTATTATTATTAACGCCTTTATCTTTTTAATCTTAGCAGCTGTTATACCAGGTATTACCATCAATAGCATTTGGTCAGCGCTAGGAGCGGCCATTGTGTATGGGATTTTAAGTTTTTTAGTTGAACCTATTTTGAAATTTATTACCATACCGCTAAATTGGTTAACCTTTGGAATTGTCCACTTTTTACTTAGTGGATTGATACTCTATATGACAAGCGGATTGGTTGGGGGCTTTAGTATATCATCCTTTTGGGTTGCGCTATTCGCCTCAGCCATCTTAGGTTTATTACAATCTGCCTTTGCTTCGCGTAGAGACCTTTAA
- a CDS encoding PspC domain-containing protein, whose protein sequence is MKRLRLSQNNKVILGVCGGLGEYFNVDPVIVRVIFVLLAFMAGLGPIAYLIIAVVMSSNENR, encoded by the coding sequence ATGAAACGATTAAGATTATCTCAAAATAACAAGGTTATTTTAGGTGTGTGTGGCGGTTTGGGCGAATATTTTAATGTGGATCCAGTGATTGTGCGCGTTATCTTTGTTCTACTAGCCTTTATGGCTGGACTGGGGCCAATTGCCTACTTGATTATTGCGGTTGTAATGAGTAGTAACGAGAATAGATAA
- a CDS encoding PspC domain-containing protein, with translation MKNGKRLYKSSTDKQIMGVCGGLGDYFGIDPTIIRVIFLILFFTWGTGFLLYLVLGIVLPYDYQVSNVTRKTDSNNRTNPFGGFGQPNPSNKTRRDVTPEKDSSDDESKWSDF, from the coding sequence ATGAAAAATGGTAAAAGACTGTATAAATCATCAACTGATAAACAAATTATGGGTGTATGTGGTGGGTTAGGCGACTATTTTGGAATTGACCCAACTATTATCCGTGTTATATTTTTAATTTTGTTCTTTACTTGGGGCACTGGCTTCCTTCTCTATTTGGTTTTAGGAATCGTGTTGCCGTATGACTATCAAGTAAGTAATGTGACACGTAAAACAGATTCAAATAATCGGACCAATCCTTTTGGAGGGTTTGGACAACCTAACCCAAGTAATAAAACGAGACGTGATGTAACTCCCGAAAAAGATTCATCTGATGATGAAAGTAAGTGGAGTGACTTTTAA
- a CDS encoding NAD(P)H-dependent glycerol-3-phosphate dehydrogenase gives MKIAVLGTGSWGSALAKVLAENAHTVQLWGRNTEVVASINQHHKNEQYLGDTILPHSIKATTNLEHALEGVDLILIVVPTIAIRSISQAVAVYLKKNPDHQPILVHATKGLELDTHLRVSEIIESEISSELYQSLVVLSGPSHAEEVARRDITTITAASHDLEASGIVQKAFMNDYFRVYTNEDVIGVELGAALKNIIAIVAGISAELGYGDNAKAGLITRGLAEITRLGVALGADPLTFSGLSGVGDLIVTCTSPHSRNWQAGKLLAQGYSMDEVNEKIKMVVEGFTTTKAAYELAQKQGVEMPITEALYRLLYEESDIRSGLSGLMSRVGKQEASLEQHLGSQEAHEISH, from the coding sequence GTGAAAATAGCTGTTTTAGGAACAGGGTCATGGGGGAGTGCGTTAGCTAAAGTTTTAGCTGAAAATGCGCATACGGTACAATTATGGGGAAGAAATACGGAAGTTGTTGCGTCTATTAATCAGCACCATAAAAATGAACAATACTTAGGCGATACGATTTTACCCCATTCTATCAAGGCTACAACCAATCTTGAACACGCGTTAGAAGGTGTGGACTTAATTTTAATCGTAGTACCCACGATAGCGATTCGGAGTATAAGCCAAGCCGTTGCGGTTTATCTCAAAAAGAACCCAGACCATCAACCAATTCTTGTCCATGCCACAAAAGGGTTAGAATTAGATACCCATTTGCGTGTTAGTGAGATTATAGAATCAGAAATTTCTTCAGAATTGTACCAAAGTTTAGTTGTTTTGTCTGGTCCAAGTCATGCAGAAGAAGTTGCTCGTCGGGACATAACAACGATTACAGCAGCTAGTCATGACTTAGAAGCTAGCGGAATAGTTCAAAAAGCTTTTATGAATGATTATTTTAGAGTTTATACCAATGAAGATGTCATAGGGGTTGAATTAGGTGCCGCCCTAAAAAATATCATTGCTATTGTTGCGGGCATAAGTGCTGAATTAGGCTATGGTGATAATGCCAAAGCAGGATTGATTACACGGGGTTTAGCCGAAATTACGCGTTTAGGAGTCGCCTTAGGAGCGGATCCTTTAACCTTTAGTGGATTAAGTGGTGTAGGTGATTTAATTGTGACCTGTACGAGTCCACACTCACGTAATTGGCAAGCCGGTAAATTATTAGCTCAAGGCTATTCCATGGATGAAGTGAATGAAAAAATCAAAATGGTTGTCGAAGGCTTTACCACAACGAAAGCGGCCTATGAATTAGCCCAAAAGCAAGGTGTTGAAATGCCTATTACGGAAGCTCTTTATCGCTTATTGTATGAAGAATCGGATATCAGGAGTGGTTTAAGTGGGTTGATGAGTCGTGTTGGTAAACAAGAAGCCTCAT
- a CDS encoding DUF4097 family beta strand repeat-containing protein: MNQKERIIELVRQGVITTEEALTLLEAKNQSHSSKQATQNISEKTTENTSIPTDEKNEETAHANVEEDTIETPTGESQAEQETIEDNDLAKQIRQIADGALEFGKGTYDSITKYIKELNQAETSDNQADKEDKDFYDETFDFSEEYRQDQADLEEELSKHQQASHSVDDETKRKAERQATEEQLAQLTEKINQLSAQIDQVEATINKKQEALTVAKQRYREIEIFSELDEITEEMLAQKAHLSVRVEELEKEIVDLEHTLDETKKELEAMQSKQSAYKHQDFKRMVDQATDQANKIGTDAIKEGKKISESITSKVRDLMQNFNTKEFNVSVNVPWVKTETIKHQFMYDAAEITVIDFVLNNGSLKFKTHDQATILVDSEIRFHGKHDAYTVETFEQLNTISFDNNQLIFHVNSPRVSMDATVYLPKRIYDYVKIDLLNGDATLKEIEINDLLINNKNGDIRLKEVKAVLAELDSVNGDITIKNSEIKDITVKNINGDFRISGMVGNIISNTVNGDYYITKTDTNNSTFKLKSVSGDIKISLPLSMNLEIKNEITFGEIKNRLSNVETVSESKDHKKGEFSRLTHTEAGRVTVDTQVTTGDIYLKDSDIK, encoded by the coding sequence ATGAATCAAAAAGAAAGAATTATTGAATTGGTTCGCCAAGGTGTTATTACAACGGAAGAGGCACTTACATTACTTGAGGCAAAAAATCAATCACACAGTTCTAAACAGGCGACTCAAAACATATCTGAAAAAACAACAGAAAACACTTCGATACCAACTGATGAAAAAAATGAAGAGACTGCTCATGCAAATGTAGAAGAAGATACAATTGAGACCCCAACAGGTGAGTCTCAAGCAGAACAAGAAACGATTGAAGACAATGATCTGGCTAAACAAATTAGACAAATTGCTGATGGTGCTTTAGAATTTGGAAAAGGAACTTATGACTCCATTACAAAATATATTAAAGAATTAAATCAAGCAGAAACGTCTGATAACCAAGCAGATAAAGAGGATAAAGATTTCTATGATGAAACGTTTGATTTTAGTGAAGAATATCGCCAAGATCAAGCAGATTTAGAAGAAGAATTGTCAAAACATCAACAAGCAAGTCATAGCGTTGATGACGAAACGAAAAGAAAAGCAGAAAGACAAGCAACTGAGGAACAATTAGCTCAGTTAACTGAAAAAATAAACCAATTGTCAGCTCAAATCGACCAAGTTGAAGCAACGATAAATAAAAAGCAAGAAGCCTTAACCGTAGCGAAACAACGTTATAGAGAAATTGAGATATTCTCTGAATTAGATGAGATTACAGAAGAAATGTTAGCGCAAAAAGCACATTTAAGTGTACGTGTTGAAGAACTAGAAAAAGAAATTGTCGATCTTGAACACACACTAGATGAAACTAAAAAAGAATTAGAAGCTATGCAGTCTAAACAATCAGCCTATAAACATCAAGATTTTAAACGCATGGTTGATCAAGCAACGGACCAAGCCAATAAAATTGGTACAGACGCTATCAAAGAAGGCAAAAAGATTAGTGAGTCAATCACTTCAAAAGTTAGAGATTTAATGCAAAATTTTAATACCAAAGAATTTAACGTTTCGGTGAATGTACCCTGGGTCAAAACTGAAACCATCAAACATCAATTTATGTATGATGCAGCTGAGATAACCGTTATTGATTTTGTTTTAAATAATGGTTCACTTAAGTTTAAAACGCATGATCAGGCTACTATCTTAGTTGATAGCGAAATTCGTTTCCACGGAAAGCATGATGCTTATACGGTTGAAACTTTTGAACAGTTAAATACGATTTCATTTGATAATAATCAATTGATTTTCCATGTGAATTCACCAAGAGTATCGATGGATGCAACGGTTTATTTACCAAAACGTATCTATGATTATGTTAAAATAGACTTATTAAATGGTGATGCAACGCTTAAAGAAATTGAAATCAATGATTTATTGATTAACAATAAAAATGGTGACATTCGTCTAAAAGAAGTTAAAGCGGTATTAGCCGAATTAGATTCTGTCAATGGGGACATAACGATTAAAAATTCAGAGATTAAAGATATCACGGTGAAAAATATTAATGGTGATTTTAGAATCAGTGGAATGGTTGGGAATATCATTTCTAATACTGTCAATGGTGATTACTATATTACAAAAACAGATACTAATAATTCAACCTTTAAATTGAAAAGTGTTTCTGGAGATATCAAGATTTCATTACCCCTTTCAATGAATTTAGAAATTAAAAATGAGATTACCTTTGGTGAAATCAAAAATCGCTTGTCTAATGTAGAGACAGTTTCAGAATCTAAAGATCATAAAAAAGGTGAATTTAGCCGACTAACACATACAGAGGCTGGTAGAGTTACGGTAGATACACAGGTAACAACTGGGGATATTTACTTAAAAGATAGTGATATAAAATAA